From Branchiostoma floridae strain S238N-H82 chromosome 5, Bfl_VNyyK, whole genome shotgun sequence:
TGAAACACTTTACATTTGCTGATAAACATGTTTATCCAGTCAGAAATATCTTACCTGGCTGTAGATATAATAGTCCCCCTCTTCAAACACAGTCAGTACGCCGCTGTGAAAGCGGAACTTGTCTGATGGTTGGAACTGTTCCCAGTTCTTTGTGAGGACACTGTCATGTCCTGAGTATGAAAATGTGTTTAAATTACCATCAGGGAATGGCGGCACAAATTGTCATTTTCATAATCGAGCCGTTTTCCCCCGTTTGAATTCTTTTACATTTTCACCCAACTCCTTTTGAATCTTTTAAACATGTTGCTCCTATGCCCCTAACAGTAGTATTTGCTTGCTAGCATCAATAGTGTAAAACAAATGTATCAAACATCCATGAATAGTTGCATCAGGTTAGGTGAGTGAATCGATAACGATTTCTTTATTACAGCCACGTGTTTGATTTGATGGACATCTGTCATCTTTAAAACAATTCACGGAATTCtttcatcttcttcagggcaatgaAGACTGCTTCAATTTGCACTATAGCCAAACGTCGCTGCTAGCAATGCGATCCCAAATGTAAAACACTATTTCATAGTTTCCAGGAATTGATTTAATCATATGGACGACATACTCTGGGAActcaaaaactgatgcaagcttgcgaataataaaaaaaaaacattgcccGAAAAAAAACCCATTGTGAATGAAAATACTGTCACATAAAGATATCCATGTATGACTGAAATTGTTACTTTGAATTTTGAGTTTTGCTAGTCACAATTATATCAAACgttttcaataaacaaatatttgCAGTTACTGATTTTCCCAAAGCTACTTCGTACTATATAATTACTTACTTCTCACGGTGTGAGTTCCACCAGTGGAATCTGTAGGAGAAAGACGTCCCAGCATTATCTAACAAAATCATCATTTTGTGTACATATTCATGTTTATCATATGTAGATCCAATCTAATGAAAGTAATATGGCATGGAGATATTGCATCAGCATATGTTATCACGAATTCTTCTAGCTGTTGGTCTTAGAGACGCTCGTGTAAATTTGGGAGTGTAGTAGTTCCAGTAAAAAGTTGTTAAATGATCATATTTAATGGATTTGAAGAACATATCAAGCTGCAAAATCACAAAACGTTATAATAAACCAAGAAGGTGTCAACCTCATTGTAATAAACCTATATACTGATTGCATAGCCCCGCCCACCTTtgtcaaaacgtagaaatgcagGATGAAAACAAAAGTGTGTTTGACGGACACACAGTCACATTTTCTTTGGTGAAACTGCTTTAAAGGCTTCGTAATATCATTCTCTGTTGGTTGAACTGTTAATTGTGATTGGCAGTCTGCATAGGTCTGCAATATATTGCCTGTGGTAAAGCCTTGGGTGGCCTGTAGGTATAAACTAAAACTCTCTCATACCTGATTGAGCTTCAATGTGTGCCCAATTACGTGAAGCCCCGTCCATCAACGACGAACTTGCCTTTGCAgctgtatgtacaaaataaagtgAATAAGCCTTTAATACTGTTAAGAATTACCCGAGTCAATGGATATTCAGACTCACTGACACACCCGAATTAGCATATCTATTTTACTTACGTTTTTCACAGTGAACACCAACCCATCCGCGTCCGCACTTGCAGATGTAGTGATCCACACCATCAATGCAGGTGCCTTCATTCTGACAAGGGCTGGAGTTACATTCACttactgtgaaaaaaaaacaacagagttAATACAACAAGCTAAGATAAGAATAGCTGAAGATTTCTTTTTCCTTAATATATATAATTCACAACAAAAGGACATCGACTTTCGTAAGATCTTCTATATCTACAGTCTGTACACACATATTACCAAGAGAAATTAACATGTATATGGATATATCAACATGCTTAATGAATCATTTACACTACTGGTTCTAATTAAGATCCTAACATGAAGCAATTAGACTAATAGTTGTTTCTTCCAGCTTTTGACAGTAGTCTAGCAAATTGATTatctgaaattaaaaaaaagtaaatttgGTTAGTGCAGGAAATCGCAAACTTGTTGCTGTGAAGTTTTCCGCCCAAACTATCAATTATTTACTTAGATACAAGAACCATACTTCATACAACAACGTTTTATGAATGTAGCCTAATGGACAGTATGTAAAtgcgaaaaagaaaacatgataaaTAGGCCTGAAACAAACACCGCTTCATACACATGAACGTACACGTACCCTATTAAACCACTTATGCCTGTCACAACCTGCTATTTTAGATACCCATATATATCAGCGTACTCTCAACAAGAAAAGTGATAAGTATAACGGTATATACTCTTCACTGGTACTCTAAATGACCATAGATAACATTGTGGGTCTAGCTACAAGTaatcatacatgtgtacaaaattGGAGTAAAGCCAAACGACTAACTTCtaattattttcactccgcgtaccgtaggtacgcttcgagtgaaaatattgttttcatacggtttcttctttctttctttctttctcctgtcgcgacctttaaagtgattcctctccgtcgttcctggaccaaatggcctgaaatttggcacaagggtacagtggaccaatacccagacccgtttttctcattttttttgatagatacctttacaattATTTTAGGGATGTTTCAAGGTCATTTTCTGGCCcggctgtatattcatgtctcccgtgcccaggtattacgtccagatgacttgaaagttggtatgatactgcgtgagatacttattaaaaggaccccggtattatttttggccaaacgtcacttcaaaatcatttaaaagccaatttggcggggtatctacgcatattttcaccgagctcgcgtttcgcgcgtgtaaccatatatggtcacgtttgcacgtgcgtccgttgcaccatatatggttatggacgtttccgcgcgtgacgtaagctgtttacctgcagctgtgcaatgtggctaattgaatttagaagggaaccaatatgcgcccgacacttagcggaagcgatgacctgattggtcagctcgggtacagccaatgaggaagggtttttcaacttagcggctgggagtacatatatgtcgccgggaagaagtccgttaaaagtaagtgaaaaattgtactgtttatcttaaaattggcaacaatacacaaacgcagtaacaaatttgggtaactTGTCGTcattattgtgtagtttttgtttgatttacccacgtttagagtgtctggataagcgataccgtagcgtcagaatgccgcggtaagtgggagcgcatgcatggaatattgttgcgctttgcagtgactgatgagacagtactagtattgtatcatcaagctttattgacacgacaaaaagtacagtcaattttgtatggccaactttaaactgcaacgaaaaaagaaagaatacagagtatatcttacaattctactaattaaacattatgatatgattctactaattatcggtgaaaagtgtacagtagttctcttccatagtaacgttatatgatagtacagattttcaagggcaaatctactagtacaaacgttacactatgttgtgaattgtccattcaggttggttgtacaagaatatatgtaatcaggtgtggctttttttctaatcaacaaacaaaaaggatcttccttttactctgggtggcagtcatgaaattacacaaaggaaatactaatgattgtattctattctattttctactagAGGAAGAGGCTAGGATACACCACCAGGACTGTTGTGCAGACAGGtggggttgtgccttgatagagggtgtcaatttgacagtgctaaattcattattggtcgggtgctcgaactcaactaattccacaaagtctggcctgtcagagaacacaatagtcaactggctacaaaggtggcatcaacagacaccaaggagaggatagcaaagtcacgtacaagaagtgctactgtgacagaaacaccagctttatgtatgattaggctatttgggacaatattgtaactattaaactaagtgacaattagagatattattataccaaccatgagttcaaacattgtatttcatgacagacgtgaataagtttttatgacttttcagacaccacgtcatggtatatgctgtgtaatttagtaatgcactgtactacaaacagttaatcagaataattagataatcataaactgattagtttatgtggaaaataaatgggacgttaactttataacagacgtataataactgcaattgctgcatccttttttcaggcaaaaagcatgcaaaacatttagatatgcaaaacagactccgtgcaaacatacagtcgctaattagctttgttcatcaatataatgtattagctgattaactctaagtataaaaacagaatgcgatcctttttgtctgaatacaatgtgcatacatttatatgtatttgtaatgataatgtaattgcagtgcagccatgatatccaattggatttttttttaaattgcacttcgctaaaaacggctaataagcatatcttggtaaagagttaaaagtgtagtgcagtttgtttggaggggtctgcttgtatgaagattagttatgcttgtgacaaccttgaataagtgcagtaattgcccttgccttgtgtaaataagcaggaaaactttaatcataaccacgctattgtctgctgtgggtacgtaataccaacgtttagggtcgcataacgtgttaacgcatctgtagaaaaaatacaacacaatttccgtttgtgaaataaaacctttttttcttgaagtaaaacggtgcttgctttgttaatgtgtgaaacattagcatgctgtgtgcgtgttgtaataaagaaataaaagtttgattaccgtacagtactcacattggatttttcaagttcaattttggaaaagtccatttttgcataaaggggagagcggagtgaaaatagctgaatttgctcctaagcaaataccggcctttctagtttctaaGTATCTAGGTAGCCTAGCTTTAACAGCATTTCCGTGAACAATCATTTACAACACTAAAAATACCTCCCATCGGAGGCTAAAACTCCCTTCCGGAGGTACGAGTAGAAAGCTACAAACTAGACCATAGTCTAGTCTCACCTTTTTCACAGATAACTCCCCATGTATCACTACAGACATCATCTCGCCATTGGTTCGGGTGTCGGTTAGTTTCCGGTGTAAGGACTGTGCAATGTTGCAAGCCATGACCGTTATTTGGTTGTCCCGGAAACCAACGGCTCAAGTTGCCGAGTGGAGTGCCGTCTTCCCACTCAAAGTCACCTTCAACTTCCATATCGTTCAAACCGATCCAAATATTGATGTCGGTGTAAAACATGTTTCTGTACTGCACTATGAAGTCATGAGCTGCCTGGTCTTTTGGCATAGCTATCTTTGAATCTTCAGCTTCGCATAGGGCTCTCGCCTTGGTATAGGTTGCAAATGTTGATTGCAGGAACTTGTAGTACCTAGACCCGTGTTTTGTCCAGTCTGCAAGTGGCCCTGTATATAaatggcaagaaattggacttTTATGTGCATTTGATGTTGCACTTAAAAGGATTCATCGTTCCCGGTCGACCCTTATTCTACGTATTAACATTCAATTTGGCTAAAACACACAGGCAATATTACCAAAACCTAGCAATATTTGCTTATATCATAGGACATAGTCGAGACATAACTGTGTGGTTGAAGTCTTGGACCATAAatttctgtctgtcaacaacatTGGATCAGGGCCAAACCAGAAATCTAATTATTAAAGTATCGCATTACACCATTTTCACCTTACTTTCTGGTAGGCTGTCCAACTGCGGACGCAAgccaaagcaaaacaaaacaaacagacaagtaAACGCACTAACAGTTTACACAATACCTTTGACACAAAATTACGTTCTCAGGGAGGAGATAGATAACAGAAACTTACCATCACAAATGACTCCTACGTCATCGTCATGATCACAGTCGTTGTCTCCGAATTTGGATTGTGGACACTCCAGGATGTTGGACTCATCCCCGGTGCAGCTTACGTCACTAAGCCAAACCGGTCCGGACCCTGGACCGAAGTCAACGGTTATAGGGACCGCTCTTTGGAGTCCGAGTTGTCTACAGAGGACGTTAGCAGCATGGATGTCCCAGCCTTTACTGCATACAGTTCCCCAGACACCACCAATAGCGATGGCTCGGAGTTCTACTCTGCCTTCGTTCTGTTTCTGGCCACCAGACAGTCGAATCCGAACTCGGGCTGCAAAATAGATAAAGGTTCTTACATTTTATAATTACATCCTCCGCATACTCCAATAATTGtaatgagagaaaaaaacaagttgGGTAAGATATCTAT
This genomic window contains:
- the LOC118415493 gene encoding uncharacterized protein LOC118415493, encoding MSEKGRIVLSGTSVDAEVPRQKCCWVAFLSLCLLTVNSIVCIHLARRLAYVEGQLAKQTVSAGDETTTEVRFGYQTDTDMSGGVTGYPGTVAARVRIRLSGGQKQNEGRVELRAIAIGGVWGTVCSKGWDIHAANVLCRQLGLQRAVPITVDFGPGSGPVWLSDVSCTGDESNILECPQSKFGDNDCDHDDDVGVICDGPLADWTKHGSRYYKFLQSTFATYTKARALCEAEDSKIAMPKDQAAHDFIVQYRNMFYTDINIWIGLNDMEVEGDFEWEDGTPLGNLSRWFPGQPNNGHGLQHCTVLTPETNRHPNQWRDDVCSDTWGVICEKVSECNSSPCQNEGTCIDGVDHYICKCGRGWVGVHCEKPAKASSSLMDGASRNWAHIEAQSDSTGGTHTVRRHDSVLTKNWEQFQPSDKFRFHSGVLTVFEEGDYYIYSQVYYLYNSKKSAVTSHSVMVVENDQDNPYRFLTCWKYMEETVPWNTCFTAGVIHLSPNNSVYLHMPCDGCVIKLDHDATFFGVMKLFDATSQRKNHRNVHPTERPSPKRILFRRRHSRPSRQAKHCPPC